One window of Methanothermobacter thermautotrophicus genomic DNA carries:
- the larE gene encoding ATP-dependent sacrificial sulfur transferase LarE has translation MDLESKVERVKMALMGEKVAAGFSGGADSTALLDMAADVADTVVAFTVDTGAMPRGFIEGASSIARDIGVEHVVLKMNLLDNPEFTKNAANRCFVCKKIMYSSIISEARKRGLDVVVDGTTASDMFEDRPGVLVNRMFGIKTPLLDAGMKRSDVIEYLRSRGLEYLDETTCLATRIRTGEEITPEIINRVSYAESLIRGLYGDGRIRVRHEGGSAIIEVDEPERLLEAAIIRHLDDELRAVGFSRVLLDLTGPRKTPDDAMIYRPCRDAESRIMFEVKLPYSIDIAGTCRELLDKEPRCSEKMGVIMLEVGDGNLTIFRNGKIVARRVTDREEAEDLLLEVLPHIVRGMSVNETVSE, from the coding sequence ATGGATCTTGAATCAAAGGTTGAAAGGGTTAAGATGGCCCTCATGGGTGAGAAGGTAGCTGCTGGATTCTCAGGTGGTGCTGACAGCACAGCTCTCCTTGACATGGCTGCGGATGTTGCTGATACTGTTGTCGCATTCACCGTGGATACGGGTGCGATGCCCAGGGGCTTCATTGAGGGGGCTTCATCTATAGCCAGGGATATTGGCGTTGAACATGTGGTGCTTAAGATGAACCTCCTTGATAACCCTGAATTTACGAAAAACGCTGCTAACCGGTGCTTTGTATGTAAGAAAATTATGTACAGTTCCATAATCAGTGAAGCCCGTAAGCGCGGCCTTGATGTGGTTGTAGACGGCACAACTGCAAGTGACATGTTCGAGGACCGTCCCGGGGTCCTTGTGAATCGCATGTTTGGAATAAAAACACCGCTACTCGACGCCGGGATGAAGAGGAGTGACGTGATTGAATACCTCAGATCCAGGGGGCTTGAATATCTGGATGAGACCACCTGCCTCGCAACTAGGATCCGGACCGGCGAGGAAATCACTCCCGAGATTATAAACAGGGTTTCCTATGCTGAAAGCCTCATCAGGGGCTTATATGGTGATGGGAGGATCCGTGTCCGCCACGAAGGAGGATCCGCCATAATAGAGGTTGATGAGCCAGAGAGGCTCCTGGAGGCAGCCATAATCAGGCACCTTGATGATGAGCTGAGGGCCGTTGGATTCAGCAGGGTCCTTCTTGACCTTACAGGACCTAGAAAGACCCCTGATGATGCCATGATCTACAGGCCCTGCCGTGATGCCGAATCGAGGATAATGTTTGAGGTTAAACTGCCCTACAGCATTGATATTGCAGGGACCTGCAGGGAACTCCTGGATAAGGAGCCCAGGTGTTCAGAGAAGATGGGGGTCATAATGCTGGAGGTTGGTGATGGGAACCTCACCATCTTCAGGAACGGGAAGATAGTTGCAAGGAGGGTCACAGACAGGGAGGAAGCAGAGGATCTCCTCCTTGAGGTGCTCCCCCACATAGTAAGGGGCATGTCAGTTAATGAAACTGTAAGTGAGTAA
- a CDS encoding amidohydrolase family protein — MLVVENGTILRGPELAPQRMNLVIEDGIIKEITDETVTSGDRIDASDLIVCPALVNSHVHIGDSVALDVGDGMPLEDIVRPPHGLKHRILESSSPGVLVESMRRTARDMITHGTGSFIDYREGGTGGVELLREALADLPISGIVLGRDPVVFDEGASPAEIRRQVRRVLRVSDGFAPSGMGEITDEAASIIVEECERAGKIASIHVAEHIESQRRSIEDTGMSEVERAINAGFKLLVHLTNPVRGDLELVKESGASVVLCPRSNGALSSGIPPIRRLHEMGINLLLGTDNLMFNSPDMLREMEYTLKVTRGCTRSYFPPREVLRMATSNTSDFTGTGVIEEGFPADLILVEKMSEDPCLSIINRTESKNIIYLIIKGKPVKR, encoded by the coding sequence ATGCTTGTGGTTGAAAATGGAACCATCCTGAGGGGCCCGGAACTTGCACCCCAGCGGATGAACCTGGTGATTGAGGATGGCATAATAAAGGAGATAACAGATGAAACTGTCACCTCAGGCGACAGAATAGATGCCTCAGATCTCATCGTCTGCCCGGCACTCGTAAATTCACACGTCCACATTGGTGACTCAGTCGCCCTTGATGTGGGTGATGGAATGCCACTCGAGGATATAGTTAGACCCCCCCATGGCCTTAAGCACAGGATACTGGAATCTTCATCTCCAGGGGTGCTCGTGGAGTCAATGAGAAGAACGGCCAGGGACATGATAACACACGGGACAGGGTCATTCATTGACTACCGGGAAGGTGGTACCGGGGGGGTTGAACTCCTCAGGGAGGCCCTCGCTGACCTCCCCATCTCAGGGATTGTACTTGGAAGGGATCCCGTGGTCTTTGATGAGGGGGCGTCCCCTGCTGAAATCCGCCGTCAGGTCAGGCGGGTCCTCAGGGTTTCAGATGGATTCGCCCCCAGTGGTATGGGTGAGATAACCGATGAAGCGGCATCAATAATCGTTGAGGAATGTGAAAGGGCAGGAAAGATAGCATCCATACACGTTGCAGAGCACATTGAGTCACAGAGAAGATCCATTGAGGATACAGGTATGAGTGAGGTTGAAAGGGCCATCAACGCAGGATTCAAACTCCTTGTACACCTCACAAACCCTGTCAGGGGAGACCTTGAACTTGTGAAGGAGAGCGGGGCGTCTGTTGTACTCTGCCCAAGGTCCAACGGGGCGCTCTCATCGGGGATACCCCCCATCAGGAGGCTGCATGAGATGGGCATCAACCTCCTCCTTGGCACAGACAACCTAATGTTCAACTCCCCTGACATGCTGCGTGAGATGGAATACACACTCAAGGTCACAAGGGGATGCACACGCAGCTACTTCCCCCCGCGGGAGGTGCTGAGGATGGCCACATCCAACACATCAGATTTCACAGGCACAGGGGTAATTGAGGAGGGCTTCCCCGCGGACCTTATCCTTGTTGAGAAGATGTCAGAGGATCCCTGCCTTTCAATCATAAACCGGACCGAATCGAAAAATATAATATACTTAATAATAAAAGGTAAACCAGTTAAGAGGTGA
- a CDS encoding PKD domain-containing protein, whose product MKIPGFMLAALIIASVITLPVAEAHILIIADSLSDSPDMYDEAKKVATTLKNRGYQVLELYRSNATVKNILKGMYGADAVIYAGHGGYMAGHYDGRGGNATPPFSLVARDGHIWGAGDMMMVNGTTFYAPFKEGIPAILLHACFSTGWVEEYEVKNPVETVYNFARMFTGAGANYYATAWDGAEIIYDFLNGARNFYEANQQNYEVINQSTECNGTLIWRNDHGYAAFVGDWNGTFPRVNETTPYDDAAAEEWYITKNRPSFTGSKPVADFTYAYCGSTSIRTFAFTSTSYDPDGDELTLKWNFGDGSTATGPDVTHTYSSEGYYTVSLTATDPHGLISVKKKTLTVGNPKPDLVVTGIRKSGSTLYIYIRNQGTVAARNFYTRVWYGSYSTKNYRQVYTGTLNPGASTTLKIYYKYYRGTVKVDYYNRVAEKSETNNLRKF is encoded by the coding sequence ATGAAGATACCAGGATTCATGCTCGCAGCACTCATCATTGCATCAGTCATCACACTTCCAGTGGCAGAGGCCCACATACTCATAATAGCAGATAGCCTCTCCGACAGCCCTGACATGTATGATGAGGCAAAGAAGGTTGCAACGACCCTCAAAAATAGGGGCTACCAGGTCCTTGAACTCTACAGGAGCAATGCAACTGTCAAGAACATACTCAAAGGCATGTACGGGGCAGATGCAGTGATCTACGCTGGACACGGCGGCTACATGGCGGGTCACTATGATGGCCGTGGAGGCAACGCCACTCCCCCATTCAGCCTTGTTGCAAGGGATGGGCACATATGGGGTGCCGGTGACATGATGATGGTGAACGGCACCACATTCTATGCCCCCTTCAAGGAGGGCATACCCGCAATTCTACTCCACGCATGCTTCTCAACCGGGTGGGTTGAGGAGTATGAGGTTAAAAACCCTGTGGAAACGGTGTACAATTTTGCAAGGATGTTCACAGGGGCAGGGGCCAACTACTATGCAACTGCATGGGATGGCGCCGAGATAATTTATGACTTCCTCAATGGCGCCAGGAACTTCTATGAGGCCAACCAGCAGAACTACGAGGTTATAAATCAGAGCACGGAATGCAATGGAACACTGATATGGCGCAACGATCATGGATACGCAGCCTTCGTCGGGGACTGGAACGGAACATTCCCAAGGGTAAACGAGACAACACCCTACGATGATGCAGCTGCAGAGGAATGGTACATAACAAAGAACAGGCCCAGCTTCACAGGAAGCAAACCTGTGGCTGACTTCACCTACGCCTACTGTGGCTCAACATCAATCAGAACATTTGCATTCACTTCAACCTCATATGACCCTGATGGGGACGAACTGACACTTAAATGGAACTTTGGTGATGGTTCAACCGCCACTGGTCCTGATGTGACACACACCTACTCATCCGAGGGCTACTACACGGTCTCATTAACAGCTACAGACCCCCATGGCCTCATATCAGTTAAAAAGAAGACATTAACCGTTGGAAACCCGAAACCGGACCTTGTGGTCACAGGGATCAGAAAGTCAGGTAGCACACTGTACATATACATCAGGAATCAGGGCACAGTCGCTGCCAGGAACTTCTACACAAGGGTCTGGTATGGCAGCTACTCAACAAAGAACTACAGACAGGTTTACACCGGGACCCTCAACCCGGGTGCAAGCACCACACTTAAGATATACTACAAGTACTACAGGGGCACGGTTAAGGTGGACTACTACAACAGGGTCGCTGAGAAGTCTGAAACAAACAATCTGAGGAAGTTTTAA
- a CDS encoding TfuA-related McrA-glycine thioamidation protein, translating into MHGKKIIIFTGPSLSHLEASAILEADYRPPVRRGDIQEAMKENPDIIGIIDGVFHQSPAVGHREIIDALRKGVKVVGGASMGALRASELSELGMVGVGRIFTSYLEGEIESDDDVAVAFNPENLEPLSDSLVSIEFNLKRALRRGVIGDPDFRELMDTARKIFYPIRNYRRILHEARIPDDVKESLLLFLESEGRDLKREDALEVIHHIRKLAYGSESKD; encoded by the coding sequence ATGCATGGTAAGAAAATAATCATCTTCACGGGACCATCCCTCTCACACCTGGAGGCCTCAGCTATCCTTGAAGCAGACTACAGGCCACCCGTGAGGAGGGGTGACATCCAGGAGGCCATGAAGGAGAACCCTGACATAATAGGGATAATAGACGGTGTTTTCCACCAGAGCCCTGCTGTTGGTCACAGGGAAATCATTGATGCCCTCCGGAAGGGTGTGAAGGTTGTTGGAGGGGCCAGCATGGGGGCCCTGAGGGCCTCAGAGCTCAGTGAACTCGGAATGGTGGGTGTTGGCCGCATCTTCACATCATACCTTGAGGGTGAAATTGAATCAGATGATGATGTTGCAGTGGCCTTCAACCCTGAAAACCTGGAGCCCCTCTCTGACTCCCTCGTAAGCATAGAATTCAACCTTAAAAGAGCCCTCAGGAGGGGTGTGATAGGTGACCCTGACTTCAGGGAACTTATGGATACCGCCAGGAAGATATTCTACCCCATCAGAAACTACAGGAGGATCCTCCATGAAGCCAGGATCCCAGATGATGTTAAGGAATCCCTGCTTTTATTCCTTGAATCAGAGGGCAGGGACCTTAAAAGGGAGGATGCCCTTGAGGTCATCCATCACATAAGGAAACTTGCATATGGATCAGAAAGCAAGGACTGA
- a CDS encoding CBS domain-containing protein: MLVKEIMSENIHYVTVPGNRATALELMRKKNVSGLPVVKKGTEELVGIITRSDLVENPDEEQIALIMTRNPVTVSPDDDVRVAAERMLENNIRRVPVVEGDRLVGIVTSYDLVAGAIAEMDIDEPVENYMTRNIPTTWDRTPLNVAFEIMRYFRLKVLLALNNSGKLSGVLTETDFINESEVVSESTVHNTSVGTEGDRWSWDSKNVLYVIKNQLKFPDKEVRDVATTDIVTATTSTTVTSCAEKMKRRKIEQIPIIDYEGDLVGLARANDLINALIDGND; the protein is encoded by the coding sequence ATGCTTGTAAAGGAGATAATGTCAGAGAACATACACTATGTTACTGTTCCGGGGAACAGGGCAACAGCCCTTGAACTCATGAGAAAGAAAAATGTTTCAGGGCTTCCTGTAGTTAAGAAGGGGACAGAAGAACTTGTAGGTATAATAACGAGATCTGATCTTGTTGAAAACCCTGACGAGGAGCAGATAGCCCTCATAATGACAAGAAACCCGGTCACAGTATCCCCTGATGATGACGTCAGGGTGGCCGCAGAGAGGATGCTGGAGAACAACATCCGCAGGGTCCCTGTTGTGGAGGGGGACAGGCTTGTTGGTATAGTGACAAGCTATGACCTTGTTGCAGGGGCCATCGCTGAGATGGACATCGATGAACCTGTTGAGAATTACATGACACGCAACATCCCCACAACATGGGACAGGACGCCACTCAATGTGGCCTTCGAGATAATGAGGTACTTCAGGTTAAAGGTGCTCCTTGCCCTCAATAACAGCGGAAAACTTTCAGGTGTCCTCACAGAGACAGACTTCATAAATGAGAGTGAGGTGGTCTCAGAGAGCACGGTCCACAACACCTCGGTGGGTACAGAGGGTGACAGGTGGTCATGGGACAGCAAGAACGTCCTATATGTTATAAAGAATCAGCTGAAATTCCCTGACAAGGAGGTCAGGGATGTTGCCACAACTGATATTGTGACTGCAACCACATCAACAACTGTAACTTCCTGCGCAGAGAAGATGAAGAGGAGGAAGATTGAGCAGATACCCATCATCGACTATGAAGGAGACCTCGTTGGGCTTGCAAGGGCCAATGACCTTATAAATGCTCTCATTGATGGAAATGACTGA
- a CDS encoding universal stress protein produces the protein MYSKILLPTDGSKHANKAAEHAIWIARESGAEIIALTVMETSSLVGLPADDLIIRLREMLEEEASRSLEAVKKLVEESGADIKLTLRTDEGSPAEAILRTVEKEGVDLVVMGTSGKHGLDRFLLGSVAEKVVRSAGCPVLVVH, from the coding sequence ATGTACAGTAAAATCCTGCTCCCGACCGACGGCTCAAAACATGCCAACAAGGCGGCTGAACATGCAATATGGATTGCCAGGGAAAGTGGAGCTGAAATAATCGCTTTAACTGTTATGGAGACATCTTCACTGGTGGGTCTACCAGCAGACGACCTCATAATAAGACTGAGGGAGATGCTTGAGGAGGAGGCCTCAAGGTCCCTGGAGGCCGTTAAAAAGCTCGTTGAGGAGTCAGGGGCGGATATAAAATTGACACTGAGGACCGATGAGGGTTCACCTGCAGAGGCCATACTCAGGACAGTGGAGAAGGAGGGTGTGGACCTTGTGGTGATGGGCACATCAGGCAAACACGGCCTTGACAGGTTCCTCCTGGGAAGTGTGGCCGAGAAAGTTGTAAGATCCGCAGGCTGCCCGGTCCTGGTGGTTCACTGA
- a CDS encoding YcaO-related McrA-glycine thioamidation protein yields MFHDIPVRYIGCTHRAMRPSETLKAFGDRLSMIGVTRITEITHLDRIGIPVFSAIRPTAEEGAVSIYAGKGATRTQARASAMMEAFERYSAERKPLDETFRAHREDCEGLDPESLILPPSADLESELEWINARTLTSDEEVPVPANAVFHPYNPPEGCMSLFRSNTNGLASGNVMEEAIFHGLMEVIERDAWSLFEARRGPKVEVDCSGADNDIIAGLLEKFRAAGVEVTLVDLTADTGVATVAAVADDTVLRDPALLTMGVGTHLDPEIAVIRALTEVAQSRATQIHGTREDTVRAEFMRRAGYERMKRLNRHWFGEADDTIALDDMEDLSTRSFMGDLEITLKKLREAGLKDVLYVDLTRDVGVPVVRVIVPGLEVFSVDPERVGGRILS; encoded by the coding sequence ATGTTCCATGATATTCCCGTCAGGTACATTGGATGCACCCACAGGGCCATGAGGCCCTCCGAGACCCTGAAGGCCTTCGGAGACAGACTCTCCATGATAGGTGTCACCAGGATCACCGAGATAACACACCTTGACCGCATAGGCATACCTGTATTCTCCGCCATAAGGCCAACTGCCGAGGAGGGGGCTGTGAGCATATACGCAGGTAAGGGGGCCACCAGGACACAGGCAAGGGCCTCCGCCATGATGGAGGCCTTCGAAAGGTACTCAGCAGAAAGAAAGCCCCTGGATGAAACATTCAGGGCACACCGTGAGGACTGTGAAGGTCTTGATCCTGAGTCACTGATACTCCCCCCATCGGCTGACCTGGAATCTGAACTGGAGTGGATCAATGCCAGGACCCTGACCTCTGATGAGGAGGTCCCTGTACCCGCAAATGCTGTTTTTCACCCCTACAATCCCCCTGAAGGCTGTATGAGCCTTTTCAGGTCAAACACCAATGGACTTGCATCCGGGAATGTCATGGAGGAGGCCATATTCCATGGCTTGATGGAAGTGATTGAAAGGGATGCATGGAGCCTCTTTGAGGCGAGGAGGGGTCCTAAAGTGGAGGTTGACTGCTCAGGGGCAGATAATGATATAATAGCCGGACTCCTTGAGAAGTTCCGTGCCGCCGGGGTGGAGGTGACCCTGGTTGACCTGACAGCAGACACAGGGGTTGCGACGGTGGCAGCGGTTGCAGATGACACCGTCCTGAGGGACCCTGCACTCCTCACCATGGGCGTGGGCACCCACCTTGACCCTGAAATCGCAGTTATAAGGGCCCTTACAGAGGTCGCCCAGAGCAGGGCCACCCAGATACATGGAACCCGTGAGGACACCGTCAGGGCAGAGTTCATGAGACGTGCCGGATATGAGCGTATGAAGAGACTCAACAGGCACTGGTTCGGTGAAGCAGATGACACCATCGCCCTGGATGACATGGAGGACCTCTCAACAAGGTCATTCATGGGGGACCTTGAGATAACCCTAAAGAAACTGCGTGAAGCCGGGCTGAAGGATGTCCTCTACGTTGACCTGACACGTGATGTGGGGGTCCCGGTGGTGAGGGTCATAGTTCCCGGGCTTGAGGTCTTCTCTGTTGACCCTGAACGTGTGGGTGGTCGCATCCTGTCCTAG